Proteins from a genomic interval of Macrobrachium nipponense isolate FS-2020 chromosome 28, ASM1510439v2, whole genome shotgun sequence:
- the LOC135201363 gene encoding uncharacterized protein LOC135201363 — MDSNTTHVELRHDILRKLSDVIDRKFKDECRDIGAALILEVLDFLQFSDDERLEKKVSSDPPFAVVYIAVILLFFAASVFVVLVKYMRKESESSRLEHFYQNYQDGKRARLIVRYDTEGRPLPIKTAYSSARRSIIPLDIGTPSPTPSEVQTPLDTPNSSIATVPPLGLLEHDL, encoded by the exons ATGGACTCAAACACAACACATGTGGAACTCCGGCACGACATTCTAAGAAAGCTGAGTGACGTCATCGATAGGAAATTCAAG GACGAGTGTCGAGACATCGGAGCCGCCTTGATCCTGGAAGTCCTGGATTTCCTGCAGTTTTCGGACGACGAGCGACTCGAGAAGAAG GTCTCCTCCGATCCGCCTTTCGCTGTTGTTTACATCGCCGTCATCCTGCTCTTCTTCGCCGCCTCCGTGTTCGTAGTCTTGGTCAAGTACATGAGGAAGGAGAGCGAGTCGTCCCGACTGGAGCACTTCTATCAGAATTATCAAGACGGCAAGCGGGCGCG TTTGATCGTACGTTACGACACCGAGGGAAGGCCGCTGCCGATCAAGACAGCTTATTCCTCCGCCCGCCGAAGTATTATCCCCCTCGACATCGGCACCCCATCCCCGACGCCTTCAGAGGTGCAGACGCCCTTGGATACGCCGAATTCCTCCATCGCAACGGTGCCTCCGCTAGGACTCCTGGAACATGACTTATAA